In a single window of the Bacteroides acidifaciens genome:
- a CDS encoding cellulase family glycosylhydrolase, whose amino-acid sequence MKKIIYLLAWIGLALASCSDESSLPIQPEIPAEPETPKDEPAPEKDYHQLPVLHVEGRYLKNEKGETVNLHGFTQTYSPFFNDNAWTNYDVQSCLSYNKRMVDGIVAAGWKFNFVRMHLDPYWSDDTSKPFVRYEGHERFSETRFRKYLDELFVPMAEYFVSKGMYVVMRPPGVCPNEAPYQGIEVGDSYQQFLLNVWNIVSQHPKVKNNTDIMFELANEPVNIKGTDGVYGSTSDACFANAKIYFQSIVDKIRSHCRNIIWVPGLAYQSQYAGYATHRIEGDNIGFAVHCYPGWYGSDAEKDSGEGIGSSTGGGYESFQRGWDKQVGPVAAIAPIMVTEIDWAPLKYDATWGKSITGEAGGKGFGANFKYIADNAGNVSWLFFTTRSHELAAFKDVPGTEGNYTFLNDPEACPWAMYHWFKEYAEGVTVNGEPERLELMGEQATRSLQMGGVHYLKVKAVYKDGTSRMVTAEATINSSDEQVLKVEPTGKLVAVAPGNATVTVTYRTTAGNSMQQTLQVTVVSPFVLTEDVFDPSIWEEGTFDETTRTLVTGAWGFGGWKYPGGLDLSGYRRLTVELGNDNECGVSFRLFDKDNYWSKPATYDFGQARSVVVDLQQMKDADGNRVDPSHLYIVGFWSNGGKPIVISSIKLE is encoded by the coding sequence ATGAAAAAGATCATTTATTTGCTGGCGTGGATAGGCTTGGCTTTGGCGTCTTGTTCGGACGAAAGCTCTCTTCCTATACAACCGGAGATTCCTGCCGAACCGGAAACACCCAAGGACGAACCGGCTCCGGAGAAAGACTACCATCAGTTGCCGGTGTTGCACGTAGAGGGGCGCTACCTTAAAAACGAAAAGGGCGAGACGGTCAATCTTCATGGATTTACACAGACCTACAGCCCCTTTTTTAACGACAACGCATGGACTAACTATGATGTGCAGTCGTGTCTTAGCTATAACAAACGTATGGTAGACGGGATTGTGGCTGCCGGATGGAAGTTCAACTTCGTGCGGATGCATCTCGACCCTTATTGGAGCGATGATACTTCAAAGCCGTTTGTACGATACGAAGGACACGAACGCTTTTCCGAAACCCGTTTCCGCAAGTATCTCGACGAACTGTTTGTGCCGATGGCGGAGTATTTCGTATCTAAGGGAATGTATGTGGTGATGCGCCCGCCCGGGGTATGCCCCAACGAAGCTCCTTATCAGGGAATAGAGGTGGGCGATAGCTATCAGCAGTTCCTGCTTAACGTGTGGAACATTGTTTCGCAACATCCCAAAGTGAAGAACAATACGGACATCATGTTCGAACTAGCCAATGAGCCGGTCAACATAAAAGGGACCGACGGGGTCTATGGCAGCACCTCCGATGCCTGCTTTGCCAATGCAAAGATTTACTTCCAGTCCATTGTAGACAAGATAAGAAGCCATTGCCGTAATATCATTTGGGTGCCGGGCTTAGCTTACCAGTCGCAGTATGCCGGATATGCCACCCACCGCATCGAGGGCGATAACATCGGCTTTGCGGTGCACTGCTATCCCGGATGGTATGGCAGCGATGCCGAAAAAGACAGTGGCGAGGGAATCGGCTCTTCCACCGGTGGAGGCTACGAGTCCTTCCAGCGCGGATGGGATAAGCAAGTAGGTCCGGTGGCGGCGATTGCCCCCATCATGGTGACGGAAATAGATTGGGCACCTTTGAAATACGATGCTACTTGGGGAAAAAGCATCACAGGCGAAGCCGGTGGCAAGGGTTTCGGCGCCAACTTCAAGTATATAGCCGACAATGCGGGAAATGTGTCGTGGCTCTTTTTCACTACAAGAAGCCACGAACTGGCAGCGTTTAAGGACGTGCCGGGTACAGAGGGCAACTATACGTTCCTCAACGATCCCGAAGCCTGTCCGTGGGCAATGTATCATTGGTTCAAGGAGTATGCCGAGGGAGTGACTGTCAATGGCGAGCCCGAGAGACTGGAACTGATGGGCGAGCAGGCGACACGCTCGTTGCAGATGGGAGGAGTGCACTACCTGAAAGTAAAGGCAGTGTATAAAGACGGCACCTCGCGAATGGTGACTGCCGAGGCGACTATCAATAGCTCGGACGAACAAGTGCTGAAGGTGGAGCCGACTGGCAAACTGGTGGCAGTGGCACCAGGTAATGCTACGGTAACGGTGACTTACCGCACAACAGCGGGAAACAGCATGCAACAAACATTGCAGGTGACGGTGGTTTCGCCTTTTGTGCTGACGGAAGACGTGTTTGACCCTTCGATATGGGAAGAAGGTACCTTTGACGAAACGACCCGCACCTTGGTGACAGGCGCATGGGGCTTTGGCGGATGGAAATACCCCGGCGGACTTGACTTGTCGGGCTATCGGAGGCTGACCGTGGAATTGGGCAACGACAACGAGTGCGGTGTCTCTTTCCGCCTTTTTGACAAGGACAACTATTGGTCGAAGCCTGCCACCTACGATTTCGGACAGGCACGCAGCGTAGTGGTAGATTTGCAGCAGATGAAAGATGCTGATGGCAATAGGGTGGACCCGTCGCACCTCTACATTGTCGGGTTCTGGTCGAATGGTGGCAAGCCGATTGTGATAAGCAGCATAAAGTTGGAATAA
- a CDS encoding DUF5627 domain-containing protein: MNKTIMKCMVLGLLFAGCENGDKEFDDYEYQTISFATQTPIRTITLGEDIYPTEQDNEYRMQIIATLGGVWSNRQERTAQIVIDESLCANAYFDNGEPIRPMPKEYYTYSSEQVVFPKGDIYGRMDIQLTDAFFNDPLAPELTYVIPVRLAQASDSILSGKPKVESPNRLNAADWDVLPKDYALYGVTYKNKYEGTWLSRGTDQLDINGNTSTLNRNPQNIEKADLRTLGTIALNKVRYPLSLSVDVVNDKGEASKQTLTMDLVITVDDNGNCSITTDTPGAQASGSGKWTYHGAKKAWGDKDRDLFELTYEVTYAPYVLNAVTGEMGTAKCSSTDALVSRDRQSKFETFNVKLK, translated from the coding sequence ATGAATAAGACAATAATGAAATGCATGGTCCTTGGCTTGTTGTTTGCCGGCTGTGAAAACGGAGACAAAGAATTCGACGACTACGAATATCAGACCATCAGTTTTGCTACTCAGACTCCTATACGCACCATCACATTGGGCGAAGATATATATCCTACCGAACAAGACAATGAATATCGGATGCAGATCATCGCTACATTGGGCGGTGTGTGGTCAAACCGCCAAGAGCGCACGGCACAGATTGTTATCGATGAAAGTTTGTGTGCCAATGCTTATTTCGATAATGGCGAGCCGATACGTCCAATGCCTAAGGAGTATTATACCTATTCTTCGGAACAAGTGGTATTTCCCAAAGGAGACATTTACGGACGTATGGACATACAGTTGACCGATGCCTTCTTCAACGATCCTCTTGCGCCCGAACTCACCTATGTCATTCCGGTACGGTTAGCACAGGCTTCAGACTCTATCTTGTCGGGCAAACCTAAAGTTGAGTCTCCCAATCGCTTGAATGCGGCAGACTGGGACGTGCTTCCCAAGGACTATGCGCTTTATGGGGTGACTTACAAGAACAAGTATGAGGGCACTTGGTTGAGTCGTGGCACGGACCAGCTCGACATTAATGGCAACACTTCTACGCTTAACCGTAACCCGCAGAATATAGAGAAAGCAGACTTACGTACATTGGGAACTATTGCCCTCAACAAAGTGCGTTATCCTCTTTCGCTTTCGGTGGATGTGGTGAATGACAAAGGCGAAGCTTCCAAGCAAACGTTGACAATGGACTTGGTGATAACGGTTGACGACAACGGCAATTGCTCCATCACTACCGACACGCCGGGGGCTCAGGCAAGCGGTTCGGGCAAGTGGACCTATCATGGTGCCAAGAAAGCGTGGGGCGACAAAGACCGCGACCTGTTCGAACTGACCTATGAAGTGACCTATGCGCCTTATGTGTTGAATGCTGTGACCGGTGAAATGGGTACTGCCAAATGTAGCAGCACGGATGCGCTGGTGTCACGCGACAGACAGAGCAAATTCGAAACTTTTAACGTGAAGTTGAAGTGA
- a CDS encoding endo-1,4-beta-xylanase has product MNRKNNMVWGTLVAALLASCVDTEIADVTVAKPESIAQYEYLNDYAPLKSYIDRAANPDFKLGLALAANEFIEGGLVFRLAEANFDEVTAGNAMKYASCVNDKGEMNFETVDKFVTAAQAAGITIYGHTLAWHAQQNNKYLNSLIKDKELPPAVGEGNCLHINTPEAKANPWDWQNIYDLESPLLQGQSYVFSMRTKASSAVTFPLWIETPNAGNTHYGIPQISAGTTWSTISIEFTPNSDCSRLLFSFGQFGGDLWFDDMVLVEKGSEQNMIKNGTFEEGSLPSNWSKPSWHVHSYSIIPTPGDAAVMILVSVASYDFSNNTPLDGWGDGMTLKVEDGVFVIELSNPGNSWTKQICHETKVPFENGQTYSVSLKIKGTVAGNIGLAFQNPDPDKGYPNCGNFPDIPITTEWKEITVKTTCNGEDALHLLWSVGAYEGTIFMDDIDIFYEKSANSIPLTPEEKKEALTLAMNNWIEGMMKTTGGYVTTWDVVNEAISGDGNDGEGFYVLQSASNAGADDVNNFYWQDYLGSEDYVRIVVAAARKYYAENGGVKPLKLFINDYNLESTWDDNKKAKSLVHWIEKWESDGVTKIDGIGTQMHVSYNADAAKQQKQEECVVNMFEILAKSGKLVKVSELDMGYVDESGTVVLTKDMTEEQHKAMAEYYKFIVKKYFEIIPVAQQYGITQWCATDAPGAPGDSNWRGGEPVGLWDSNYNRKHTYAGFADGLAGK; this is encoded by the coding sequence ATGAATAGAAAAAATAATATGGTATGGGGCACGTTGGTAGCAGCTTTGCTGGCTTCTTGCGTGGATACCGAGATTGCCGATGTCACGGTGGCAAAACCGGAGTCGATAGCGCAATACGAGTATCTGAATGATTATGCCCCGCTGAAATCGTACATAGACCGTGCAGCTAATCCCGATTTTAAATTGGGATTAGCGTTGGCAGCCAACGAATTTATCGAAGGAGGATTGGTATTTCGTTTAGCGGAAGCCAACTTCGACGAAGTGACCGCAGGCAACGCGATGAAATATGCTTCGTGTGTGAACGATAAAGGAGAGATGAATTTCGAAACTGTGGATAAATTTGTCACTGCCGCCCAAGCTGCCGGAATTACTATATATGGACATACGTTGGCTTGGCACGCACAGCAGAATAATAAGTATTTGAATTCTTTGATTAAAGACAAAGAATTGCCGCCCGCTGTAGGAGAAGGAAATTGCTTGCATATCAATACTCCTGAAGCGAAGGCGAATCCATGGGATTGGCAAAATATCTATGATTTGGAATCTCCTCTTTTACAAGGGCAATCTTATGTATTCTCTATGAGAACCAAGGCTTCATCAGCTGTGACATTTCCGCTTTGGATAGAAACACCGAATGCTGGTAATACACATTATGGCATACCACAGATTTCAGCCGGAACTACATGGAGCACAATAAGCATTGAATTTACACCTAATAGCGATTGTTCTCGTTTGTTATTCAGTTTCGGACAGTTTGGAGGAGATCTTTGGTTTGATGACATGGTGCTGGTTGAAAAAGGTTCTGAGCAAAATATGATAAAGAACGGAACTTTTGAAGAAGGAAGTCTGCCTTCTAATTGGTCTAAACCAAGTTGGCATGTGCATTCTTATTCAATTATACCTACACCGGGAGACGCGGCGGTTATGATACTTGTTAGTGTGGCGTCTTATGATTTTTCAAATAATACTCCTTTGGATGGATGGGGAGACGGTATGACGCTAAAAGTTGAAGATGGGGTGTTTGTCATAGAACTTTCTAATCCGGGTAACAGCTGGACAAAACAAATATGTCATGAAACGAAAGTTCCTTTCGAAAACGGACAGACATATAGTGTATCGTTGAAGATAAAAGGAACTGTAGCAGGCAATATTGGGTTAGCTTTTCAGAATCCTGACCCCGATAAGGGGTATCCTAATTGTGGTAATTTCCCGGATATACCGATTACTACGGAATGGAAGGAAATAACTGTTAAAACGACCTGTAATGGCGAGGATGCATTGCACTTATTATGGAGTGTCGGTGCATATGAAGGGACTATTTTTATGGATGATATCGATATATTTTATGAAAAATCAGCCAATTCTATTCCTCTTACTCCCGAAGAGAAAAAAGAAGCGCTTACTTTGGCAATGAACAATTGGATTGAAGGAATGATGAAAACTACTGGTGGTTACGTGACTACTTGGGATGTAGTGAACGAAGCTATTTCAGGTGATGGCAATGACGGTGAAGGTTTCTATGTCTTGCAGTCTGCTTCTAATGCCGGTGCTGACGATGTTAATAATTTTTACTGGCAAGATTACTTGGGTAGTGAAGATTATGTTCGTATTGTTGTAGCTGCCGCCCGTAAATATTATGCAGAAAACGGTGGTGTTAAACCTCTCAAACTTTTCATCAACGATTACAATCTGGAATCCACTTGGGATGACAATAAGAAAGCCAAGAGCTTGGTACACTGGATAGAGAAGTGGGAATCTGACGGTGTGACAAAGATTGACGGTATCGGTACACAGATGCACGTATCTTACAACGCCGATGCTGCTAAACAGCAGAAGCAAGAAGAATGTGTAGTGAATATGTTTGAAATCTTAGCCAAGAGTGGCAAACTCGTGAAAGTATCCGAGCTGGATATGGGATATGTGGATGAAAGCGGCACTGTGGTGTTGACAAAGGATATGACAGAAGAACAACATAAAGCGATGGCTGAATATTATAAGTTTATCGTGAAGAAATACTTCGAGATTATTCCTGTGGCACAGCAATACGGCATCACGCAGTGGTGTGCTACCGATGCTCCCGGTGCCCCCGGTGATTCTAACTGGCGTGGCGGTGAACCTGTAGGTTTATGGGATTCCAACTACAACCGTAAGCATACTTATGCCGGTTTTGCAGACGGATTGGCTGGTAAATAA
- a CDS encoding sialate O-acetylesterase, producing MKKFLLLSCLLCASLCAVAQDANFYIYLCLGQSNMEGNARYEAQDTLVDARFQVLAAVDNKELGRVKGEWYPARAPLCRPNTGLTPADYFGRTLVENLPPHVRIGVVHVAIGGCRIELFQKDKCEEYIKTAPDWMVNTLKEYDNDPYTRLVEMARIAQKSGVIKGILLHQGESNTGDKEWPQKVKSVYDNLLADLHLQADEVPLIAGEVVNADHGGVCASMNEVIAMLPQVIKNCAIVSSKGLSCAPDHLHFDAAGYRVLGRRYAAQALHLMGIELPSPDDVWKHTVAAPTNMHGSDFPRVDKDNRAYFRCYAPDVKRLQADVCGRKYEMAMDEHGWWSVKTDPLPVGFHYYFLLVDGFRVVDPSSCTFFGCCSMASGIEIPEGAEGDYYRPQQVPHGQVRSCTYYSEAKKEFRRCMVYTPAEYESHPKKRYPVLYLQHGMGEDETGWSTQGYMHYIMDNLIAAGKCVPMLVVMDSGDVETPFVPRAGKDVNEERALYGASFYDVILKDLIPMIDRTFRTKTDREHRAMAGLSWGGHQTFQTALPRLDMFSYIGGFSGAIFGLDVKTCFDGVFADAGKFNKKVHYLFLGCGTDEQMGTKQLVKSLRELGINVAYYESQGTGHEWLTWRRCLKEFVPHLFKH from the coding sequence ATGAAGAAGTTTTTATTGTTGAGTTGTTTGTTGTGTGCAAGCCTTTGCGCGGTTGCACAGGATGCAAACTTTTACATTTATCTGTGCCTGGGGCAGTCCAACATGGAAGGCAATGCCCGCTATGAAGCACAAGATACGCTGGTGGATGCACGCTTCCAAGTGTTGGCGGCGGTAGACAATAAAGAGTTGGGACGCGTGAAAGGCGAATGGTATCCCGCCCGCGCTCCGCTGTGTCGTCCGAACACCGGGCTGACACCGGCTGATTATTTCGGACGGACCTTGGTAGAAAACTTGCCCCCGCATGTGCGCATCGGAGTGGTGCACGTGGCGATAGGCGGGTGCCGGATCGAGCTTTTCCAGAAAGACAAATGCGAGGAGTATATCAAAACAGCTCCCGACTGGATGGTGAACACGCTGAAAGAGTATGACAACGACCCGTATACCCGTTTGGTGGAGATGGCACGCATTGCACAGAAAAGCGGTGTGATAAAAGGGATACTTCTGCATCAGGGTGAGTCGAACACCGGTGACAAGGAGTGGCCCCAAAAGGTGAAGAGCGTATATGACAACCTGCTTGCGGACCTCCATCTGCAGGCTGACGAAGTGCCTCTGATTGCCGGTGAAGTGGTGAATGCCGACCACGGTGGTGTTTGTGCAAGCATGAACGAGGTAATTGCTATGCTACCGCAGGTGATAAAGAACTGCGCTATTGTCTCCTCCAAGGGGTTGAGCTGCGCTCCCGACCATCTTCACTTCGATGCTGCCGGTTACCGGGTGCTGGGACGCCGCTATGCGGCACAGGCACTCCACCTGATGGGCATTGAACTTCCTTCGCCCGATGATGTGTGGAAGCACACAGTGGCAGCCCCCACCAATATGCACGGCAGCGACTTCCCTCGTGTCGACAAGGACAACCGTGCTTATTTCCGTTGCTATGCTCCCGATGTGAAACGCTTGCAGGCAGACGTCTGCGGCAGGAAGTATGAGATGGCAATGGACGAGCATGGCTGGTGGAGCGTGAAGACCGACCCGCTGCCGGTGGGATTCCACTATTATTTCTTGTTGGTAGACGGATTCAGGGTGGTAGATCCCTCTTCGTGTACCTTCTTCGGTTGTTGCAGCATGGCGAGCGGCATCGAGATACCCGAAGGGGCGGAGGGCGATTACTACCGCCCGCAGCAAGTGCCGCACGGGCAAGTGCGCTCCTGCACCTACTATTCAGAAGCGAAGAAAGAGTTTCGTCGTTGCATGGTGTACACACCGGCAGAGTATGAGTCTCACCCCAAAAAACGCTATCCGGTGCTTTACTTGCAGCACGGCATGGGAGAAGATGAAACCGGCTGGAGCACCCAGGGATATATGCACTACATCATGGACAACCTGATAGCTGCCGGCAAGTGCGTGCCCATGCTCGTGGTGATGGATAGCGGAGATGTGGAGACTCCCTTCGTGCCGCGTGCGGGGAAAGATGTGAACGAAGAGCGTGCGCTTTACGGTGCTTCTTTCTATGATGTCATTCTGAAAGACCTCATTCCGATGATAGACCGTACATTCCGCACCAAGACCGACCGCGAACACCGTGCGATGGCAGGCTTGTCGTGGGGAGGACACCAGACATTCCAAACAGCGTTGCCGCGTCTCGATATGTTTTCCTACATTGGCGGGTTTAGCGGGGCGATTTTCGGGCTGGATGTGAAAACGTGCTTCGACGGTGTGTTTGCCGATGCAGGTAAGTTCAACAAGAAAGTGCATTATCTCTTCCTCGGCTGCGGAACGGACGAACAGATGGGCACGAAGCAGTTGGTAAAGTCTCTCCGCGAACTGGGCATCAACGTGGCTTATTATGAATCGCAAGGCACCGGACACGAATGGCTCACATGGAGACGCTGTCTGAAAGAGTTTGTTCCACACTTGTTTAAACATTGA
- a CDS encoding glycoside hydrolase family 43 protein translates to MNLKAKLVAALLLLGGALPHGAGAQNPFVQTCYTSDPAPMVHDGTLYVYTGHDEDKADFFWMQEWRVYSTKDMVNWTDHGSPLAIESFTWADDRAWAAQCIERNGKFYWYVCLHSKLSNTMAIGVAVGDSPVGPFKDAIGKPLYDGSWDYIDPTVYIDDDGRAYLYWGNPNIYYAELNEDMISLKGEVGKLEQTVESFGAPNPEKRVKDVKYKDTYTEGPWFYKREGKYYLLYAAGGVPEHIAYSMSDGPLGPWKYMGEIMPLQDTGSFTNHCGVIDYKGNSYFFYHTGKLPGGGGFGRSAAVEQFKYNADGTFPIINATREGVSPVGTLNPYERVEAETIAFSEGVKSEPNAKTGIYISEIHNGDYIKVREVDFGNKSPKRFTATVASALRGGTLEVRTDSISGPLIAELTIPSTGGWECWKTLQADIVKPVTGIQDIYFVFKGRKGCKLFNFDWYKFNR, encoded by the coding sequence ATGAATCTGAAAGCAAAACTTGTGGCGGCATTATTGCTGCTTGGAGGTGCTCTACCTCATGGGGCAGGAGCGCAAAATCCGTTTGTGCAAACCTGTTATACATCGGATCCCGCCCCTATGGTGCATGATGGCACATTGTATGTCTATACAGGACATGATGAAGATAAGGCTGATTTTTTCTGGATGCAGGAATGGCGCGTGTATTCTACCAAAGATATGGTGAACTGGACTGACCATGGTTCTCCTCTTGCTATTGAATCATTTACTTGGGCGGACGACCGTGCCTGGGCGGCACAATGCATCGAACGTAATGGCAAATTTTATTGGTATGTCTGTTTGCACTCTAAACTTTCCAATACGATGGCAATCGGTGTGGCGGTAGGCGATTCGCCTGTCGGTCCTTTTAAGGATGCCATCGGTAAACCCCTTTATGATGGGAGCTGGGATTATATAGATCCTACCGTATATATAGATGATGACGGCCGTGCTTATCTGTATTGGGGAAATCCGAATATCTATTATGCAGAATTGAATGAAGATATGATTTCTTTGAAAGGTGAAGTGGGCAAACTGGAACAGACTGTTGAGAGCTTTGGTGCACCCAATCCGGAAAAGCGTGTCAAAGATGTGAAGTATAAAGATACTTATACAGAAGGTCCATGGTTTTATAAACGGGAAGGAAAATACTATCTTCTTTATGCTGCCGGAGGTGTACCCGAACATATTGCCTATTCTATGAGCGACGGACCTCTTGGACCGTGGAAGTATATGGGAGAAATCATGCCTTTACAAGATACGGGCTCGTTTACTAACCATTGTGGAGTGATAGACTATAAAGGCAATTCTTATTTCTTCTATCATACGGGTAAGCTGCCGGGTGGTGGAGGCTTCGGGCGAAGTGCGGCGGTGGAGCAATTTAAGTATAACGCTGACGGTACTTTCCCGATTATTAATGCTACCCGGGAAGGGGTGTCACCGGTAGGCACGCTCAATCCTTACGAAAGGGTGGAAGCTGAAACAATCGCTTTTTCTGAAGGTGTGAAGTCCGAACCCAATGCGAAAACCGGTATATATATATCTGAAATTCATAATGGAGATTATATAAAGGTACGTGAAGTGGATTTCGGCAATAAATCTCCCAAACGGTTCACTGCTACCGTTGCCAGTGCCCTTCGTGGCGGGACACTTGAAGTACGTACAGACAGCATAAGCGGACCATTAATTGCGGAACTGACTATTCCTTCAACGGGTGGTTGGGAATGCTGGAAAACATTGCAGGCTGATATTGTAAAACCGGTCACAGGAATACAAGATATTTATTTTGTATTCAAAGGTCGTAAAGGCTGCAAACTGTTTAACTTTGATTGGTACAAGTTTAACAGATAA
- a CDS encoding RagB/SusD family nutrient uptake outer membrane protein, whose amino-acid sequence MKKIITICAFAACLTGCDDLFEPAIENNLGLEYMYENSQYAEGILANAYTRIPCAGYSFNDVATDDAVSNDAENSWRKIASGMWTANNNPADRWTSCRSAIQYINLFLANADKVKWATDEVVAQMFCDREKAEAYGLRAMYMYYLLEAHAGYTEDGVLMGVPILTEPEAAGSNFNVPRSTFVDCMKALKEDARLALEGLPWEYGDAAEMQRLSAKYAGADQGKVTRVFGTNFIGRMSGKVVEAFVAKADLLAASPAYSDQSGIDWKTAAASAAKVLNHIGGVDGMDPTGWTWYCNANDIENLSPTESPAEILWRGERAKSLSLEEDNFPPTLYGNGRINPTQNLVDAFPMLNGYPVSLSDEYDENLPYANRDPRLAAYILYNGGKAGNTNKEIFTAADGTTNDALNKVVGRSTRTGYYLRKLLRQDISLDPNAKADQYHYTPRIRYTEIFLAYAEAANQAYGPQDKGGNGYSAYDVMKKLRHRAGIGRDNGDAYLESIKNDQAKMAELIRNERRIELCFEGFRFWDLRRWKSNLTEAAKGMNISGTRYTPMEVDKRSFSEYMYYGPIPYSEVLKYDELKQNKGW is encoded by the coding sequence ATGAAGAAAATTATAACAATATGTGCCTTTGCCGCTTGTCTGACCGGATGCGATGACTTGTTCGAACCGGCTATCGAGAACAACCTCGGACTGGAATATATGTACGAGAATTCGCAATATGCCGAAGGAATACTGGCAAATGCCTATACACGCATACCTTGCGCAGGCTATTCTTTCAACGACGTGGCTACCGATGACGCTGTGAGCAATGATGCGGAAAACAGCTGGCGTAAAATAGCCTCCGGCATGTGGACGGCAAACAACAATCCTGCCGACCGTTGGACTTCCTGCCGTTCCGCCATACAATACATCAATCTTTTCCTTGCCAATGCCGACAAGGTGAAATGGGCGACAGACGAAGTGGTGGCGCAGATGTTCTGCGACCGTGAGAAAGCGGAAGCCTATGGCTTGCGTGCCATGTATATGTATTACCTCCTCGAAGCTCATGCGGGCTATACCGAAGACGGTGTGTTGATGGGAGTACCCATCTTGACCGAACCGGAAGCAGCCGGATCCAACTTCAATGTGCCCCGCAGCACATTTGTAGACTGCATGAAGGCGTTGAAAGAAGATGCCCGGTTGGCACTCGAAGGATTGCCTTGGGAATATGGTGACGCAGCGGAAATGCAACGCTTGTCTGCTAAATATGCAGGAGCAGACCAAGGCAAAGTCACCCGTGTGTTTGGCACAAACTTTATCGGGCGTATGTCCGGAAAGGTGGTGGAAGCGTTTGTGGCAAAAGCGGATTTGCTCGCTGCCAGTCCGGCATATAGCGACCAGTCAGGCATTGATTGGAAAACGGCTGCTGCCAGTGCTGCAAAGGTACTGAATCATATCGGAGGGGTAGACGGTATGGATCCTACCGGATGGACATGGTATTGCAATGCGAACGATATTGAAAACCTTAGTCCAACCGAATCACCTGCTGAAATTCTGTGGCGTGGCGAACGTGCCAAATCCCTCTCACTCGAAGAAGATAACTTCCCGCCCACACTCTACGGTAACGGACGTATCAACCCAACTCAAAATCTGGTGGATGCATTCCCGATGCTGAACGGTTATCCAGTGTCTCTGTCCGACGAATATGATGAAAATCTTCCGTACGCCAACCGTGACCCGCGCTTGGCAGCATACATTCTCTATAATGGTGGCAAGGCAGGCAATACGAATAAGGAAATCTTTACGGCAGCCGACGGAACTACCAATGATGCGCTGAACAAGGTGGTAGGACGTTCTACCCGTACCGGATACTATCTGCGCAAACTGTTGCGTCAGGACATCAGCCTCGACCCGAATGCAAAAGCCGACCAGTATCATTACACACCGCGCATCCGCTATACCGAGATATTCTTGGCGTATGCCGAAGCGGCAAATCAGGCGTATGGTCCGCAAGATAAGGGCGGCAACGGCTATTCTGCTTATGACGTGATGAAAAAGTTGCGCCACCGTGCCGGCATTGGTCGCGACAATGGTGATGCTTACTTGGAATCCATCAAGAACGATCAGGCGAAGATGGCGGAACTTATCCGCAACGAACGTCGCATCGAACTTTGTTTCGAAGGTTTCCGTTTCTGGGATTTGCGCCGTTGGAAGAGCAATCTGACCGAAGCTGCCAAAGGGATGAATATCAGTGGAACCCGTTATACTCCGATGGAGGTAGACAAACGCTCGTTCAGTGAGTATATGTATTACGGTCCTATTCCTTATTCGGAAGTTCTTAAGTATGACGAACTGAAACAGAATAAGGGTTGGTAA